In a genomic window of Williamwhitmania sp.:
- a CDS encoding thiamine pyrophosphate-dependent enzyme — protein MKKFSKEEVLNDFYIAWLSRQVSMLGRKEVLTGKAKFGIFGDGKELAQVALTKSFNNGDWRSGYYRDQTFMMAAGIYTAEEFFAQLYGQTDVEQNPGNAGRVFNNHFATRSLNPDGSWKNLMAQKNSSADISPTAGQMARLLGLAYASKLYRNLEEVKSLTTFSNKGNEVAFGTIGDASTSEGHFWETMNAASVLQVPMVMAVWDDGYGISVSRDFQTVKSSISEALKGFEKGKNDSSGLLIYKVKGWDYPEMVKVFAEAVATSREQHVPVLLHVVELTQPQGHSTSGSHERYKNKERLEWEVEYDCLVQFRMWIETEGLATAAEIDDIIAKTEKEAREAKNAAWKKYTEPIQRERDALVKIIDNRTCVCKRDKFDKVGTLTQDLKRIQFPILKDNMSAAKRILRNVCTDCSIRGALQQDLSVWLKKNVEDGRNRYSTHLYWANDRSALKQPEVKPLFVESSPMVNGREIIRDNYEVLFAKYPQLVVFGEDVGKIGGVNQTYEGLQSKFGELRVTDTGIRETTIIGQGIGLALRGFRPIAEIQYFDYLLYALQTLSDDLATLLWRTRGGQKAPLIISTRGHRLEGVWHSGSPLSMVINSIRGVYVCVPRNMTQAAGFYNMLLRADDPALVIEPLNG, from the coding sequence GTGCTAACCGGTAAGGCAAAGTTCGGCATCTTTGGCGATGGTAAGGAGCTTGCACAGGTGGCTCTTACCAAGAGCTTTAACAACGGCGACTGGCGCTCGGGTTACTATCGCGATCAAACCTTTATGATGGCAGCTGGTATTTATACGGCGGAGGAGTTCTTTGCTCAGCTTTACGGCCAAACTGATGTAGAGCAAAACCCAGGTAATGCAGGTCGGGTGTTCAATAACCACTTTGCCACCCGTAGCCTTAACCCCGATGGGAGTTGGAAAAACTTGATGGCACAGAAAAATTCATCAGCCGATATTTCACCCACCGCTGGACAGATGGCCCGTTTGCTTGGGCTGGCCTATGCTTCAAAATTATACCGAAATTTGGAGGAGGTGAAGAGCCTTACCACCTTTTCGAACAAGGGGAACGAGGTAGCCTTTGGCACCATTGGCGATGCCAGCACCTCCGAGGGACATTTTTGGGAAACGATGAATGCGGCGTCGGTGCTGCAGGTTCCAATGGTAATGGCCGTGTGGGACGATGGTTACGGCATTTCGGTGTCGCGCGATTTCCAAACGGTGAAGAGCAGCATCTCGGAGGCGCTCAAGGGGTTTGAAAAGGGAAAGAACGATAGCAGCGGTCTACTCATCTATAAGGTGAAAGGTTGGGATTACCCCGAAATGGTTAAGGTTTTTGCTGAGGCGGTGGCAACGTCGCGCGAGCAGCACGTTCCGGTTCTGCTGCACGTGGTGGAGCTTACTCAGCCACAGGGTCACTCCACATCCGGTTCGCACGAGCGATACAAGAATAAGGAGCGGTTGGAATGGGAGGTGGAGTACGATTGCCTTGTTCAGTTTAGAATGTGGATTGAGACCGAAGGGTTGGCAACGGCTGCTGAAATCGACGATATTATTGCCAAAACAGAGAAGGAAGCCCGTGAGGCAAAGAATGCCGCATGGAAAAAGTATACGGAGCCCATTCAACGTGAGCGTGATGCGTTGGTAAAAATTATCGATAACCGCACATGCGTGTGCAAGCGCGACAAGTTCGACAAGGTGGGTACCCTCACTCAGGATTTAAAGCGAATTCAGTTTCCCATTCTAAAGGATAATATGAGTGCGGCCAAGCGTATTCTTCGGAATGTGTGCACCGACTGTTCCATTAGGGGGGCACTACAGCAGGACCTAAGCGTGTGGCTGAAAAAAAATGTGGAGGATGGCCGTAACCGTTATAGCACGCATCTCTACTGGGCTAACGACCGTTCTGCGCTGAAACAACCGGAGGTTAAACCGCTCTTTGTGGAGAGTTCTCCCATGGTAAATGGCCGTGAAATAATTCGCGACAACTATGAGGTGCTCTTTGCCAAGTATCCGCAGCTGGTGGTATTTGGCGAGGATGTGGGTAAAATTGGTGGGGTTAACCAAACCTACGAGGGGCTGCAATCCAAGTTTGGTGAGCTTCGAGTTACCGACACCGGTATTCGTGAGACCACCATTATAGGGCAAGGGATAGGATTGGCTCTTCGCGGCTTTCGGCCCATTGCCGAGATACAATATTTTGACTACCTTCTGTATGCCTTGCAAACGCTTAGCGATGACCTTGCTACGCTGCTGTGGCGAACCAGGGGTGGGCAGAAGGCTCCCCTCATAATCAGCACGCGTGGACACCGGCTGGAGGGCGTTTGGCATTCAGGTTCTCCTCTTAGCATGGTGATAAATTCCATTCGCGGTGTTTACGTTTGTGTGCCACGTAACATGACGCAGGCAGCCGGCTTCTACAACATGCTGCTACGTGCCGACGACCCTGCGTTGGTTATTGAGCCACTCAACGG